Proteins encoded in a region of the Thunnus maccoyii chromosome 4, fThuMac1.1, whole genome shotgun sequence genome:
- the bhlhe23 gene encoding class E basic helix-loop-helix protein 23 translates to MNVSEENLLKSISNDALLDLTQRYGQSAFGFGAGHGAGSPGRFQLTPATDFLSGQTAKSNESGGEHTSDDEDGFDSLDSRKRGSSFGDDKPGGPLAKKSKEQRSLRLSINARERRRMHDLNDALDGLRAVIPYAHSPSVRKLSKIATLLLAKNYILMQAQALEEMRRLVAYLNQGQTITSPIPTALAPFGQAAVYPFSGSALATCAEKCTTYSGTPSSLFKHCNDKP, encoded by the coding sequence atgaatgtcagCGAAGAGAATCTGCTCAAGTCCATCAGCAACGACGCGCTCCTCGACCTGACGCAGCGCTACGGACAGTCAGCCTTCGGGTTTGGCGCTGGCCATGGTGCTGGAAGTCCCGGCCGGTTCCAGCTCACACCGGCCACCGACTTCCTCTCCGGGCAGACTGCGAAGTCCAACGAGAGTGGCGGGGAGCACACGAGCGACGACGAGGATGGCTTCGACTCGCTGGACTCCCGGAAGAGGGGCTCGTCGTTTGGGGACGACAAGCCCGGGGGGCCCCTCGCTAAGAAGTCCAAGGAGCAGCGGTCCCTGCGGCTCAGCATCAACGCccgggagaggaggaggatgcacGACCTGAACGACGCACTGGACGGCCTGCGCGCCGTTATCCCCTACGCCCACAGCCCCTCGGTGAGAAAACTCTCCAAAATAGCCACTCTCCTCCTGGCCAAGAACTATATCCTCATGCAGGCTCAGGCTCTGGAGGAGATGAGGCGGTTGGTGGCGTATCTGAACCAGGGACAGACCATAACTTCACCAATCCCCACCGCTCTGGCGCCCTTTGGACAGGCTGCCGTCTACCCGTTCTCGGGCTCTGCACTCGCCACCTGTGCTGAAAAGTGCACTACTTATTCCGGGACACCGTCGAGTCTCTTCAAACACTGTAACGACAAGCCTTGA